GGGCATGTGTTTGCGCTGGCCTCGAAGCTGGAGGACATTTTCCAGGAGGGCCTGGAAGCGCGTTTTGCCCGCCATAAAAAGCTGGCCGAAATGACCCGGGCCTGGGCGGCCAAACATGGCTTTACCCTGTTCCCGGAAGCGGGCTTTGAAAGTGTCACCCTCACCTGCATCAACAACGGCGCCAAACCCGGCGGCCGCGTGGTGGACGTGCCCAAATTGCAGAAGCTGGTGCGCGAGCAGGGTTTCCTGATTGACGGTGGCTACGGCAAAATCAAGGGCACCACCTTCCGCATCTCCAACATGGGCGACGAAACGGAAGCCACCATGCAGCAGCTTTACGCGGCGCTGGACAATGCCATGAAACAACTTTAAGCCGCGTTATTTTCAAGGGCCGGCTGGCACGCCGGCCTTTTTTTTATGGGGGGCTCACACGGTAACCACCGGATTTTCCAACCGGCCCACGCCGGTTAGAGTGATGGCAATCCGGTCGCCTGGCTCCAAGGTGAAGTGGTCCGGCGGCACAATGCCCGTGCCGGTCAACAGCACGGCGCCATGGGGAAATTCCTGACAGCGATATAAATAACTCCCCAGCTCGGCAAAACTGCGTTTGAGGCGGTCCACGGGTGTTTCGCCGCTGAACACCGTGCCGCCCGCGCGCGTGATTTCCAGCCGGATTTCCCAACGGCGCGCCTCCGCTTCATCAGCGCCCACGCGAATCCAGGGGCCCACCGCGCAGGAGCCGCGATAAACCTTGGCTTGGGGCAAATAGAGGGGGTTTTCGCCTTCGATGTCCCGGCTGCTCATGTCATTGCCGATGGTAATCCCCGCCAGGCGTCCCCGCGAGTTAAACACCAGCGCCAGCTCCGGCTCCGGCACACTCCAATGGGCATCTGAGCGGATGCCCACCGGCTGACCCGGCCCCACCACCTTTTCCGGCAGCGACTTAAAGAACAGCTCCGGCCGCAGGGCGTCGTACACCCGGTCATAGGCGCTGGCGCTCAGGGCAGATTCCTCCATGCGCGCCGTCTTGCTGCGGAGATAGGTCACCCCCGCCGCCCACACCTCCTGGCGGTCCAGCGGACAGCACAAG
This is a stretch of genomic DNA from Fontisphaera persica. It encodes these proteins:
- a CDS encoding fumarylacetoacetate hydrolase family protein, giving the protein MRLCRFTTQADAVPRPGLMLEETSVMDLTAAGIFSVAQILEVDEPAELTASLARRTLPRLPLAQVTLCCPLDRQEVWAAGVTYLRSKTARMEESALSASAYDRVYDALRPELFFKSLPEKVVGPGQPVGIRSDAHWSVPEPELALVFNSRGRLAGITIGNDMSSRDIEGENPLYLPQAKVYRGSCAVGPWIRVGADEAEARRWEIRLEITRAGGTVFSGETPVDRLKRSFAELGSYLYRCQEFPHGAVLLTGTGIVPPDHFTLEPGDRIAITLTGVGRLENPVVTV